In the Azospirillum formosense genome, one interval contains:
- the fliN gene encoding flagellar motor switch protein FliN, which produces MAPLNLDVLEDDAKPAEKDTVGIPAAAIAGGSMNAIYNVPVDVQVVLGRTSMLVAQLLKLGRGAVVELERKVDEPVEVLVNHRLVARGEVVIVEDQRLGVTLTEIVRTDLAID; this is translated from the coding sequence ATGGCCCCACTGAACCTCGACGTCCTGGAAGACGACGCCAAGCCCGCCGAGAAGGACACCGTCGGCATCCCCGCCGCGGCGATCGCCGGCGGCTCGATGAACGCCATCTACAACGTCCCGGTGGACGTGCAGGTGGTGCTGGGCCGCACCAGCATGCTGGTGGCGCAGCTCCTGAAGCTCGGCCGCGGCGCCGTGGTGGAGCTGGAGCGCAAGGTGGACGAGCCGGTGGAGGTTCTGGTGAACCACCGTCTGGTCGCCCGCGGCGAGGTGGTGATCGTCGAGGACCAGCGGCTCGGCGTTACGCTGACCGAGATCGTGCGCACCGATCTGGCCATTGATTGA